The genomic stretch TTGTTTTCTCATCAATCGGGTAGCTGAGTTAGTCAAATCAGGAGCAAATAGTTCACGTAGAAAAGCATCCATATATGGCCGCCCTCGGTTCGAGCCGAAAAGCGACAAAACTATAATTGTTGATTTCGGGTTCGAACTTTTGAAGAATTGGAAATTCTATGAATTAAGAAATGcgtgtttgtatgtatgttatTGGTGTGAAATCGAAGTGTTTATAGGaatacaataatttttgaccaaaGATTTGAGCCGTTTTTCAAGTGTCACCGTTAGTTAGTTAATTTGTGGATGGCACTGGCAGGCGGCAGCAGCACTGATTGAAAACCCAAAGCAGCCACGTACTTAGGAGTCGATTGTGATGAAATTGTCTCAAACTACTGTACCACAATAAGAGAAACAGAGTATTAGAAGCAACAGTTCCGCTTTCACAGTTTCAGATTGTTCGTGTTCACTAGCAGTTACTCGTATAGCAAATCACATCCAATCTGTGTCACAAACTACCTGTACTAATCAGAATACCACAGAGCCCGAACCGTATTTATTGTTAAATTCAATAATGAGCCGTTTCAAAGTCTATATAATTCATTTACAGCGTATTTGCAATAGAGTAGATTTATTTAAGAATTGTTCCAAGAGCTATCAGATACATATTTTAACAAGCGACAGTAActtttaacagaaaaaaaaaccaaaacccTCAATCACACAGAATGAAACACTTCAAAACCAGGATCGCAACGGACAATAAACTAGCGAATTGATACACTTCAGGAAACCGAACGGACAATAAAAACGGAAAATGCATTTGCGGTATGCCCTCAAAGAAATACTATCAATGAACAACAATTGCCTAGTTTTATTTCGATCCTAACAGTAGAAAGCCTTACACCTAAAACTTTTGCTATCGTATCACCTCATGCAGGGGGAAGTATCGGAATGATTCGTTGAAAATATCGGTAAACGCCACACTGACTAGATCGTTGATCAGAGGTTTTATAAACGGAAATCCAGGCTGCCACATGGTGTTAATGATGAAGTCGGCCAGGGAttctaaaaaaacaaatattgggTTACAAATTTACTTTTATCTAACCAACTCTTACCTAAAACTTTCGATCCATTAAACAAATCGGATATGTGCAGTTTCATATCTCCGATTTTGTCGATCTCGACGCGAACCTTCAGCAGCCCTCCTGGGCCGCCCACTCGCGTCACGGTCGTAGTTTGGCTGTAGTCATACAGCGTCAGATTCCAGATTCCTCGGGTGTGCCGTGGACTACCTAGCAGTTTCGATTGGAAGTCGTACTGTCCATCGAGAGACTTTTCTGGGAAGTATTGCGAGTAGATGATACGATTGTTCTTGTAGTCAGTCTTATATTTGGTTACTTCCGAAATGCTCCAACCGTACTCGGAAACGTTGGTCAACTGTAGCCGGTAGCCCGCTAAGCCATCTTGGTCTCCCCGGTGCTGTTCGACGAACGCCGATTTGTGTGGATCGAAGGGGGCAACGTTGTACTCGGGAAGACCTGGATATGAAGTTgatgaaaatttgttttaagaTGACAATAACTGAGGAATTACCTGTCTTGAACCATGGTCTCAGGGCATTGAATGCCTTTTTAACGCACGGGTCGAAATCTGGTTTTCCGTATCGACAGTTTCGGAACAATCGGAATACTTCTTGCTGTGATGAAACGGAGCCGATGAAGTAGGATAAGAATCCCGCGACTAGGGTGAGTGTTATGTGTTGCAGATGCATTGTCTTTTGTT from Wyeomyia smithii strain HCP4-BCI-WySm-NY-G18 chromosome 3, ASM2978416v1, whole genome shotgun sequence encodes the following:
- the LOC129727912 gene encoding uncharacterized protein LOC129727912 encodes the protein MHLQHITLTLVAGFLSYFIGSVSSQQEVFRLFRNCRYGKPDFDPCVKKAFNALRPWFKTGLPEYNVAPFDPHKSAFVEQHRGDQDGLAGYRLQLTNVSEYGWSISEVTKYKTDYKNNRIIYSQYFPEKSLDGQYDFQSKLLGSPRHTRGIWNLTLYDYSQTTTVTRVGGPGGLLKVRVEIDKIGDMKLHISDLFNGSKVLESLADFIINTMWQPGFPFIKPLINDLVSVAFTDIFNESFRYFPLHEVIR